Within the Halorhabdus rudnickae genome, the region GGTACCCGCGAGCGCCGCGAAATCCTCGAGAACTTTCGGTCTGGCACGTACTCGACGGTCCTCACGGCGAACGTGCTAGACGAAGGTGTAGACGTGCCGGCGGCCAACGTCGCAATCGTCCTCGCCGGGAGCGCGAGCCAGCGGGAGTTCACCCAGCGGCTCGGACGGATCCTTCGGCCGACCGACGAGGACGCCCGGGCGCTGCTGTACGAGGTCGTCGCAGCTGAGACAGCCGAGGAGCGTGTCGCCCGACGACGTCGTTCGGCGAATGGGGTGTGACCGCCGATGGCATATCCCGGCGACACCTGTCCGTCGCTTTTTCGGTCACCGGACGAGAACACCACATCGTGCTGAGAAAAGACCTGCTGCGGGTCTCTCGGGCTGGCGGCGACTATCAGCCCCAGTTCGTCGACGGGGACCATCGCGACCTCGCTGCCCGGACGATCGGCGTCTTCCAGGGCCACGTCGGCGAACACCGCCGCACCCTCGAGGCGGCACTGTCCGACCTAGAGCGGGCGGCACCGGACTTCAAACTCGTCCGCGGGTTCGCGTCGCTGCTCGAACGGGATGCGACCTTCGAGACGCGGGCGCCACTCCGGCCCGAGCGTGCTCGGCGTGCGGCCTTCGGCGCTGCCGAGACGGTAGGGGTCGTCACGGCCGAGGACCGTCAGCGGGCGCTCGAACGGGCCGGCGATCAACTCGGCGCGGACGCCACGGCCGTCTCGGCATCGTTGTACGCCGACCGGGAGGCCGAACAGGTCCTGACGGCGTTCGATCCACGCTGGACACCGGCGGAATTGCTCGAACAGTATGACCTCTCGCTGGCCCAGACGGCGCTGTTCGACGCCACTGAAGTTCGCGTCCGGTCGAGTGATCCCCGGACATTGGTCTCGGTAGTCAAGCGGCTCGGATTGCTCTATGAAGTCACCAAAGTCGACGGCGAATGGGAATTGCACGTCACGGGACCGGACGCGCTGTTCGCATCTACCCGGCGGTACGGAACCCGCTTCGCCCGCCTGCTTCGGAGCGTGGCGACGACCGGGCAGTGGCACCTCGCGGCGACGATCGACGACGACGGCACTGAACGGCGGCTGGAACTGTCCGACGCTGATCTGACGGTCCCGGGTGTCGAACCCGTCACGGACCCGAGTTACGACAGCGAGGTCGAGGCCGACTTCGCGACCCGGTTTGCGTCGCTGTCGCTCCCCTGGGAACTCACGCGCGAGCCGGAACCGCTGGAAGCCGGTGCGAGCGTCGCTATCCCCGATTTCGCTCTCGACTACCGCCACGGCGACTTCCGGGTCTACTTCGAGATCATGGGCTTTTGGACGCCCGAGTACGTCCGGAAGAAACTCGCACAGTTCGACGCGATCGAGGACGTGGAGTTGCTCGTCGCCTTCGACGAAAGCCTGGGCGTCGGTGAAGAGATCGAGGCGCGCGATCACCGGGCGATCCCGTACTCCGGGCGGGTCAGAGTCAAGGCCGTCCGGGCGGCGCTCAGGCAATACGAGGCCGAGCTAGTCAACGAAGCGGCGGCCACGCTGCCCGCCGAACTCGAACCCGACGCGGATGTGATCACGCTCGCGTCGCTGGCCGCCGAGCACGGCGTCAGCGAGAGCGCCATCGAACAGGTGGCGTTCCCCGCCCACGAGCGGGTCGGGCGCACGCTCGTCCGCCCTCGCGTGCTGGATGCGCTGGGAGATGCGATCGAGGCCGGGATGGACCTCGACGATGCGGAAGGGGTCCTCGAGGAGTACGGGATCGACGACGCTAGTGCCGTGCTCTCGCGGCTGGGATACCGCGTCGAGTGGGAGGGGCTGGGCGGCGGGACACTCCAAATGACAGAGTGAGACGCCGTCTGAGTTCTCGGAGTGACTTACAGCGCCGATGGGTTATTCGACGCTGTGGTACGGTTATCCGGAGAACGGAACCCACGACTCGGCGACACCAATCCGCAAAATTAAATTGCTTACAGTCGAGTTGATCTATCTAGATGACAGAAAAGACGTGGTTCGACAGTACGTTCGACGAACATTTGCTCCTCCGGGACATGGTGCTTGTCGTTGTTCTGGTCTTCGGGTTCGGCATTCCGATGGGGGCCTTCCTGGAGTTTGGCTTCCGCTGGGGTATCGCATCCGGCGTCGTCTTCGCAGCGCTGTTTCTTGCTGTCATGGAAAGCCTCGCCCGGCGGAACGGCGAGTCAATGTTCCGGTACTTCCTGGGCGGCGACCCACTGGCCAAGGAATAGTTCAAGGGGCTCTCGAAGCCGAATCGGCTGTTTCTGTTGACGAAGGCCGCTTCGTTCACGGAGGCGGAAATCACTATTCATCAGCCAGTGGATCCGGCGTGTTGGAACACCTGTCTCGATCGGGCTCAACTTCGGAGCTCACGTCGCCGCCCCTTGGGCACTTGCGAGCGGAGTTCGTCGTAGACGTACAGCCCGACGCCGAGCGGTTCCCGTTCGCCGGCGAGGTCGTGCGTGACGATCAGGTAGCCCCAGTCGCCGTCCCACTCGGGCTCTTGGTCCTCGCCGGCGAGGAACGTCCGGGCTTGCTCGCGAGAGAGGTGGATCACGTTCTTCTCGGCGTGACCGCCAAAGCGCTGGACGGCCTCCAGGGTCGGCTTCCAGTGTTCCTGTCGCGTCCGCAGGAACGCCATCCCGAGCGCTTCGATCTCGACGGGCGACGGGAGATCTCCCTGGAATGCCCAGATCTTCCCCGAGCCACGCTCCCAGAAGGAGTGCTCGTCGAACGTCTCCGGCGGGACACCGAACCGCTCCGCCCAGAAATCGAGGACTGCCTCCCGAGTCGGCCGTCCCGGGACCTCGCGTTGGCTCTCGGTCGCCGGCAGTCGATCGAACCGTCCGCTATCGTTTTCGGGAGCGCCCGCACCGCCCCCCTGCGTGTCGTCTCCGCTATCCCTGCCGTTCCCGTCCGGGTCGGTCATCCAGTCACCTCCAGTTTCGCGACGAAGAACCCGCCCGTATCGTTGAAATGCGGATAGATCCGCCGGGCTTTCCGGACACTCGGGTCGTAGGATTCACCCTCCCACTCGGTGACGCCGGGACGAGACTCCAGGGGCAGATCAACGTCGAGAAGCCGGCAGGGGAGTCCATCCAGGGCGTCGTCTAAGACGGCCTCGTTCTCCTCGGGGGCGAACGTACACGTCGAATAGACGATCGTCCCGCCCTCGCAGGTTACCTCTACTGCCCGCCGGAGGATCCCCTTCTGGACGCCGGCGACTCCCTGCACGTGCTCGAACGTCCACTGTTCGAGGGCATCGGGGTTCTTCCGGATCGTCCCCTCACACGAGCAGGGGACGTCCACCAGCACCCGGTCGTAGGGCTCGCCGTCGAACGGTTTCAGCGAGTGGTTGCGGGCGTCCTCGTTCGTGACAGCGACGTTCGTCACCCCCAGGCGCTCGGCGTTCGACCGGAGCGCCGAGAGCCGACCCAGATTGTTGTCCGTGGCGACGAGCAGGCCCTCGTCGTCCATCAGCGCGGCGAGTTGGGTCGTCTTGCTGCCCGGCGCAGCAGCGGCGTCCCAGACACGCTCGCCGGATCGAGGATCGAGCACGCGCGCCGGCAGCGCCGAGACTTCCTCTTGGCCGTGGAGCCAGCCCTGTACGTACGGCCAGTTCGAGCCGGGATCGCCCGCCGGGAGTTCGAACAACCCCTCGTGCCAGTCTGTGGGTTCGTAGGCGATTTCCTCGTCATCGAGCGCGTCCCGTGCCCGCTCGACGGTCGTCTTCAGCGTATTCACCCTGACGACCGAGGGGAGCGGCCGCTCACAGGCCGCCCGGAATGCCTCGAAGTCCTCGACGATCGGCTCGTAACGCCGCAGTACGTCCATCGACTGGGCTTGGCCGGCCCCGGGCTTGTCGGTTTCGAACGGCAGGTGGTAGCTCCCGGCAACACCAGCCGTCCCCGCACGTTTTTGTCCTCCGGACAATCACGTTGACGTATGGCACACGTTGCCGTCCACGAGGAGCTCGCTCTCGAGGAACCGGTGTTGATCGAGGGCTTTCCCGGTATCGGCCTCGTCGGGAAGATCGCCGTCGATCACGTCGTCTCGGAGCTCGAGATGACCCACTACGCGACCTGTCACTGTGAGGGGCTGCCGGAAGTCGCGGTCTACCACGAGGGCGAGGCCGCTATTACCGGCGCAGTCAGGATCTACGCAGACGAACAGCGGGACCTGCTTGCACTCCAGAGTGACGTACCGGTCTCGCCGCGGGCGGCCGGCGAGTTCGCAAGCTGTGTCAGTGGTTGGCTCGAAGAGGAAGGGGCCCTTCCCGTCTACCTCAGCGGGATCCCGGCTGATCCTGACGGGGAACGAGTGCTGTACGGCGTCGCGACGGGTGAAGCAGAGTCGCTTCTCGGAGCCCATGACATCGATCCGCCGGCCGAACGCGGCGCGATCAGCGGCCCGACCGGCGCGCTCATGTACGAGGCCAGTCGCCGTGATCTGGACTGTCTGGGACTTATCGTCGAGGCGGCCTCGCAGTTCCCTGATCCCGCCGCCGCGAAAGTCCTCCTCGATGAGGGAATCAAGAAGTTCGCCCGGATAGATGTCGGGACTGACACGCTTCTCGAACAGGCCGAGGAAATCCGGACGGCCCGGAAGCAACTCGCCAGACAGATGCAACAGGCACAGGAGGAGAGTTCCCGGGCAGAACCCGTCGGGATGTACCAATAAGTCTGACAGACCATCTCTCTCCGACGGTCGGCACGATGTGAGCGGCCCGGCACAACTCGACATCCTTTTCGGCGAATCCGGACTACTGTCGGGTGATGGTAGTCGCCGGAGTGGTCGCGACCGGGCTGGCAGGCGTCGTCTTCGGGCTGGCGCTTGCGGCCCCACCGGGACCGATGAACGCCGTCATCGCCGAGGAGAGCGTCATCCGTGGATTTCGGTCGGGCGTCATTGCCGGCTGTGGCGCGATGGTCGCCGACGCGACGTTTTTGGCGCTCGCTGCGCTGGGCGTCGTCTCGATCGTCCGTGACGTGACGGCCCTCCAAGGCACAATGGTGGCCGTCGGCGGTCTCCTGATGTTGTACTTCGCCATCGACGCCGTTCGGGAAATCGATCAGACGTTTACCGATTTCGACGACGAGCCACCGGGATCAGACGCCCGCGGGTTCAAACGGGCGTTCCTGCTGGCGCTGACCAACCCCTATCAGATCGTCTTCTGGCTGACCGTCGGCGTCGGTCTGCTGACGCCCGGCACTGTCGATGTTTTCTCGCAAGTACCCTACGTCGGTGACGCACTCGCCGGGTTGCTGGTCGTCCATACAGGCGACCCGGCGCTGATCGTCGGGCTGTTCGGCGGTATCGTCGTCTGGATCGTCGGGTTCCCGGCGACACTCGTCGGGGCCGGCCGTCGGATCGATCGGTTTGCGTCCGCTGTGGCGGCGATCAGCGCACTCTTCCTGGCGGGGTTCGGCGTAGTCTTCCTGGCGGATGCCCTCGGTACGTTCGGCGTGTTGTGACGGTCCCGTCAACTCAGTTTTCGGCGTCCGTTTCGGGTTCGATGGCGGCGACTTCCTCCTCTAGCCATTCCTTGAACCACCGGACGCGCTTGAGTCGTCGGTGGAGGTGACTCTCGGCGGCGTCGCTCTCGATGCGCTCACGGGCGTCCTCGCCGCGATCGACGACCCGTTCGACCATCTCGGCAGCGTCAGTGTGGCTCCGGGACTCATAGCCCATCCGCAACAGCAAGAGTGCGACCCCGTTGGACCCGACCTTATCGAGGACATCAGCCTCGATGAGACAGCGCGTCTCTAGGGGCAGGTCCATCAGGTCGCCCTGGTAGGAGTGATCCCGGATTGCTTCGACGACCTGCTCGACGAACGATCCCGGATAGTCCCCATGTGTCGTGAGGAACTCCTTGGCGATGCGAGCGCCCGCCTCGGCGTGCTCGTCCTGTTCGGCTTCGAGTTTCGCAATATCGTGAAAGAGGGCCGCGACACGGGTGACCTGGACGTCGGCGCCCTCTTTCCGGGCGATGTCTGCCGCGAGTTCGACCACGTTGAGGATGTGATTGTACCGGTACTCTGCGGAGTGCCAGGGGTACCACCGCATCCGGCCGCCCGCCTGCTCGTTCTCGACGCTGGCTTCGAGATAATCGTGGACGAACCGCTTCATCTCCTCGACGTCCGCATCCGAGACGGGTGACTCCCGGATTTCAACACCCACAGAACCACCTCCGGCGTCTTCGCGTAGTGCTCATCTTGGCTAATAAATGGCGGGTTCGGCTCTTTAGCGTTACGACACCGATAGAAACCGCCAGACCCGTCGAAACGGACTCAGTCCCACTGTTCCCGTGTCACGGACCACTTGTCGTTCTCTGTACTGCCACGAACGCTTGGACGGTCGCCGGTTCGCTTAAGAGGACCGATCACACAATGCGTACCATGGAGATACGCACTGCGACACCGAGTGACAAACCAGCGATCCGGGACGTCGCCAGACGCTCGCTCCAGTCGTCGTATTCACTGAGTCCTCAAACGATCACCAGCGGGATCGAAGAGTGGTACGGGGAGCAACAGCTCGATGCGAGTCTCGAGTCCACCGATCGGAGACTGCTCGTCGCCGAATCCAACGACCAAGTCGTCGCGTTTTCCGAGAGTACGCTGACGGCCGATCGGCCGTGGGTCACCGGTGAGGAGGATCAGGGGCGGGACGCTCTCATGCTGTGGCTACACGTCGATCCCGAACACCGTGGCGAGGGGGTCGGGACGACGCTGTTCGACGAGACGATCGATCGGCTCCGCGAATCGGGTGCGACGACCGTCCAGGGACGAGTTCTCGCGAACAACCAGGCTGGGACTGACTTCTTCGAGGCCCACGGTTTCGAACGCGTCGGTCGAACCGAGATCGAGATCGGCGGCCGGACTCACGTCGAGTACCGCTACGTCGCCGAGCCGACGGGACTGGAACCGCTCGAATCGGGTTCCCAGACCGTTTACGTCGATCACGACGAGTCCGAAGGTGGATCGGAAGCCCCGTTCCACATCGTCTACACCGATCCAGACCGGGAGAACCGCTATGGCTACTACTGTGACAACTGCGGACAGCTTGCTAACGCGATGGACGCGATGGGCCGTATCGAGTGTGACGATTGTGGAAACCGACGGAAACCGACTCGCTGGGACGCCGCGTATCTCTGAACGGGCGCCCATCCGCACTGATTGGAGCTCGGCTCGTCTGCTTGCGATCGGCCGTTCTGTCCTCCCGTCGACCTCCGTTCGATCGTGGCCACTGCACGAACGTGTGCTTTGTTAGGGCACCTCTAGACTCTTATCGAATACATTCCAGAAAATAACTTCTGGTCATCCCAGCTTCAACGGCCGGCAGATCCCGGGTATTCAAGACGGGGCCGTACGGAGGTGCAGGTATGCGATTTGGCATCATTAGCACGGCCGGCATCGCCCGTAAGACGCTCATCCCGGCGATCGAACGAAGTCCACACGAGGTGACAGCCATCGCCTCCCGGCACGGCGATCGTGCTACAGCGGTCGCGGAGGACCTCGACATCCCGAATGCCTACGGCAGCTACGAAACCATGTTCGAGGACGCACCGATCGACGCCGTCTACAATCCGCTCCCGAACGGTCTCCATGCGGAGTGGTCGAAACGGGCAGCTGACGCCGGCTTGGACGTTCTCTGTGAGAAACCGATCGCCGAGGACGCCGACCAGGCGGCAGAGATGTTCGAGTACTGTGCCGACCGAGACGTGACGCTGATGGAGGCGTTCATGTATCGCTTCCACCCGCGAACCGAACGGGCGGCCGAGATCGTTCAGAACGAACTCGGGGAGGTCCGGGGTGGTTCCGCGACGTTCACCTTCCGGCTCGATGACCTCGAGGACATCCGTCTCGATCCCGATCTCGCCGGCGGCTCCCTGATGGATCTGGGCTGTTACACTGTCAGTGCGATGCGATTGTTCCTCGGTGAGCCCGAGCGAGTCTACGCTCGGAGTGTCGACACCCGCGATAGCGGCGTGGACACGCAGTTAACCAGCGTACTGGAGTTCGAGTCGGGCGCGACAGCACGGATGCACTGCGGGTTCGACACCCCCTTTGTCGAGTCCTACCGGGTCGAGACCGAAGACGGGTGGCTCGAAGCCGAGAACGTCTTCGGAGCCGACCCCGACCAGACCGTCTCTATCGAGTACGGGACCGATGGCCGACGGACGACCGAAGAATTCGACCCGGTCGACCCCTATCAGCGAGAGGTTGAACACTTCGCCGATGCCGTCGAGGCTGGCGAGACTCCCCGGATCGACGATGTGGAGTCCCTCCGGAACATGGCTGTCATCGACGCCCTCTATGAGAGCGCCGAGTTGGGCGAAGTTGTGACCGTCGAATCATATTAATCGGGTGTGCTGTCGTCAGTCGTCTCTTTGGCCTCTTTCGCTATTGTTTGTAAAAACGCCATAATTTATACTAACCTTTTTATCTGTGACTCGCCAACCATATCGAGAAGATGGTACCCTCTAGCCCGGGATCGGACAGTAGTCACAGATCGCCGAGACGGAAGTCCGTGCTGTTCTGTGCCAACTGTGGTCACGACAGCCACGTCCAGGGAGACTGGGTCCTCCACGAGCGACGCGGCTCGCGGTCGGTCTGGTACCAGTGTCCGGAGTGTGGTCGCGCGGTGTCGGTCCGGCCGACACGGTCACTGGAGGAGTCACGCCTCCCGTCACCCATCTCGGCAGGGGGTTCCCGGAAGACCTACGGGACGCCGCCGAGAGAGCGATCCGATGTCGATCTCTGGACGAACTTCTGGGACACCTACCGACATGTGACGACGGCCTGGCTCCGACCCTGGAGTGAGGTTGACGTCACGGCCGATTGAACGCCGTCGTTCGACGAACGAGATTCCACGCCTGATTTTGGATACTGAAGTCAGCTTCTGCTTCTCGGTGACGCTGCTTTCCCGTCTCAATGTTGTTTGCGTAGACTGCCTCCCGAATTGGGGTCAAAAAGACAGTACTTTGTTGTCGTGGGCCGATGTATGCTTTTGTCCACGTCGCAGATTCGCTTTTTATCCTCACAGAGTCCGATCGGAATGTCGACGAGCATTCGCTTGATATCGTCTCGTCTCTCACGCCACAGGTTCTACAGTGTCGGATAAAACGTGCTTTCACAGTCACCGTCCGATGTCAGGAACACGGCGAACCAGCCCGTCCCGGCCCAGTCGACACCAGCGTACAGACGCTCCTCTCGAAGGCGACCAACGTACAGATTGGGGTGAACACGGTACCGTGGAAGTTTAAACCCAAGTGGAGATTGCCAAGCGGATTCGAACCGCCGTCGTTCCACACCGCTTCACTCCCTGCTTCGAATCCGCGAGGTGATTCGTCGCTCGCGTGTTTGCTCGCGACAGAATAGTCCCGG harbors:
- a CDS encoding DUF790 family protein; protein product: MLRKDLLRVSRAGGDYQPQFVDGDHRDLAARTIGVFQGHVGEHRRTLEAALSDLERAAPDFKLVRGFASLLERDATFETRAPLRPERARRAAFGAAETVGVVTAEDRQRALERAGDQLGADATAVSASLYADREAEQVLTAFDPRWTPAELLEQYDLSLAQTALFDATEVRVRSSDPRTLVSVVKRLGLLYEVTKVDGEWELHVTGPDALFASTRRYGTRFARLLRSVATTGQWHLAATIDDDGTERRLELSDADLTVPGVEPVTDPSYDSEVEADFATRFASLSLPWELTREPEPLEAGASVAIPDFALDYRHGDFRVYFEIMGFWTPEYVRKKLAQFDAIEDVELLVAFDESLGVGEEIEARDHRAIPYSGRVRVKAVRAALRQYEAELVNEAAATLPAELEPDADVITLASLAAEHGVSESAIEQVAFPAHERVGRTLVRPRVLDALGDAIEAGMDLDDAEGVLEEYGIDDASAVLSRLGYRVEWEGLGGGTLQMTE
- a CDS encoding DUF7122 family protein codes for the protein MTDPDGNGRDSGDDTQGGGAGAPENDSGRFDRLPATESQREVPGRPTREAVLDFWAERFGVPPETFDEHSFWERGSGKIWAFQGDLPSPVEIEALGMAFLRTRQEHWKPTLEAVQRFGGHAEKNVIHLSREQARTFLAGEDQEPEWDGDWGYLIVTHDLAGEREPLGVGLYVYDELRSQVPKGRRRELRS
- a CDS encoding RsmB/NOP family class I SAM-dependent RNA methyltransferase; the protein is MDVLRRYEPIVEDFEAFRAACERPLPSVVRVNTLKTTVERARDALDDEEIAYEPTDWHEGLFELPAGDPGSNWPYVQGWLHGQEEVSALPARVLDPRSGERVWDAAAAPGSKTTQLAALMDDEGLLVATDNNLGRLSALRSNAERLGVTNVAVTNEDARNHSLKPFDGEPYDRVLVDVPCSCEGTIRKNPDALEQWTFEHVQGVAGVQKGILRRAVEVTCEGGTIVYSTCTFAPEENEAVLDDALDGLPCRLLDVDLPLESRPGVTEWEGESYDPSVRKARRIYPHFNDTGGFFVAKLEVTG
- a CDS encoding proteasome assembly chaperone family protein; the encoded protein is MAHVAVHEELALEEPVLIEGFPGIGLVGKIAVDHVVSELEMTHYATCHCEGLPEVAVYHEGEAAITGAVRIYADEQRDLLALQSDVPVSPRAAGEFASCVSGWLEEEGALPVYLSGIPADPDGERVLYGVATGEAESLLGAHDIDPPAERGAISGPTGALMYEASRRDLDCLGLIVEAASQFPDPAAAKVLLDEGIKKFARIDVGTDTLLEQAEEIRTARKQLARQMQQAQEESSRAEPVGMYQ
- a CDS encoding LysE family translocator, which translates into the protein MVVAGVVATGLAGVVFGLALAAPPGPMNAVIAEESVIRGFRSGVIAGCGAMVADATFLALAALGVVSIVRDVTALQGTMVAVGGLLMLYFAIDAVREIDQTFTDFDDEPPGSDARGFKRAFLLALTNPYQIVFWLTVGVGLLTPGTVDVFSQVPYVGDALAGLLVVHTGDPALIVGLFGGIVVWIVGFPATLVGAGRRIDRFASAVAAISALFLAGFGVVFLADALGTFGVL
- a CDS encoding HD domain-containing protein, with product MGVEIRESPVSDADVEEMKRFVHDYLEASVENEQAGGRMRWYPWHSAEYRYNHILNVVELAADIARKEGADVQVTRVAALFHDIAKLEAEQDEHAEAGARIAKEFLTTHGDYPGSFVEQVVEAIRDHSYQGDLMDLPLETRCLIEADVLDKVGSNGVALLLLRMGYESRSHTDAAEMVERVVDRGEDARERIESDAAESHLHRRLKRVRWFKEWLEEEVAAIEPETDAEN
- a CDS encoding GNAT family N-acetyltransferase — protein: MEIRTATPSDKPAIRDVARRSLQSSYSLSPQTITSGIEEWYGEQQLDASLESTDRRLLVAESNDQVVAFSESTLTADRPWVTGEEDQGRDALMLWLHVDPEHRGEGVGTTLFDETIDRLRESGATTVQGRVLANNQAGTDFFEAHGFERVGRTEIEIGGRTHVEYRYVAEPTGLEPLESGSQTVYVDHDESEGGSEAPFHIVYTDPDRENRYGYYCDNCGQLANAMDAMGRIECDDCGNRRKPTRWDAAYL
- a CDS encoding Gfo/Idh/MocA family protein; this encodes MRFGIISTAGIARKTLIPAIERSPHEVTAIASRHGDRATAVAEDLDIPNAYGSYETMFEDAPIDAVYNPLPNGLHAEWSKRAADAGLDVLCEKPIAEDADQAAEMFEYCADRDVTLMEAFMYRFHPRTERAAEIVQNELGEVRGGSATFTFRLDDLEDIRLDPDLAGGSLMDLGCYTVSAMRLFLGEPERVYARSVDTRDSGVDTQLTSVLEFESGATARMHCGFDTPFVESYRVETEDGWLEAENVFGADPDQTVSIEYGTDGRRTTEEFDPVDPYQREVEHFADAVEAGETPRIDDVESLRNMAVIDALYESAELGEVVTVESY
- a CDS encoding DUF429 domain-containing protein, giving the protein MTVKARFIRHCRTCGVRDETISSECSSTFRSDSVRIKSESATWTKAYIGPRQQSTVFLTPIREAVYANNIETGKQRHREAEADFSIQNQAWNLVRRTTAFNRP